Proteins from a single region of Corynebacterium casei LMG S-19264:
- a CDS encoding fumarylacetoacetate hydrolase family protein — protein sequence MHKHCGDSQALQLFDIPQIISYLSTFATLQPGDVISTGTPSGVGVAQKPERFLVPGEVLETTVEGIGSLKNMVINEEVKGLNIKQPRRGSALSVS from the coding sequence ATGCATAAACATTGCGGCGATAGCCAAGCTCTTCAGCTTTTCGACATTCCACAGATAATTTCGTACCTCTCGACTTTCGCGACATTACAGCCGGGAGACGTGATCTCTACAGGCACTCCTAGTGGTGTTGGTGTGGCGCAGAAACCGGAGCGATTCTTAGTTCCCGGCGAGGTTCTAGAAACGACGGTCGAGGGAATTGGTTCTTTGAAAAACATGGTGATAAATGAGGAGGTTAAAGGGCTAAATATTAAGCAGCCAAGAAGGGGCTCTGCGCTCTCCGTCTCGTGA
- a CDS encoding IS1249 family transposase: MSTNRPRCPICTGLMKKNGYTQAGTQRWRCTQGCRGSSVRNSQQASKDAATFRLFYTWITTGRSLNSLAQEHNTTRQTLHARMKWCWLIQPNVEIDHNRVYDQLFIDGTYLNKQCLLIAASLDHVVAWLWCDKESTTNYIKLISQLQPPLIITLDGGTGALSAIKKCWPTSHIQRCTVHVQRHIRRQTTSRPRTEAGKAIYALALSLTKVETPDDAYQWTTNLLATHEFYKPTLAKKTFYKRGQHPSGKTWDWTHKRDRTAMNSLNNLNSKKWLFTWIEPPEGFIGTPKSTTNSLEGGINSPLKLLARNHRGMSKEHQRTAIDWWLASKTQLPAEPVKTARQQRWGKDALAKVNALLEAESPTPPEIGGPSGYDTAIDTTYQHSMGIQKGWLGR; encoded by the coding sequence GTGAGTACAAACAGACCAAGATGCCCCATCTGTACAGGGCTAATGAAGAAAAACGGATACACACAAGCCGGCACCCAACGCTGGCGATGCACACAAGGCTGCCGCGGATCCTCAGTAAGAAACAGCCAACAAGCCAGCAAAGACGCCGCAACCTTCCGACTGTTCTACACCTGGATCACCACGGGTCGTTCCCTCAACAGCCTCGCACAAGAACACAACACCACCCGCCAAACCCTGCACGCACGCATGAAATGGTGCTGGCTGATACAACCTAACGTAGAAATCGACCACAATAGGGTCTATGACCAGCTATTTATCGACGGCACCTACCTCAACAAACAGTGCCTGCTCATCGCCGCAAGCCTCGACCACGTCGTCGCATGGCTGTGGTGCGATAAAGAATCCACCACCAACTACATCAAACTCATCTCCCAACTACAGCCCCCACTGATCATCACCCTCGACGGCGGGACCGGAGCCTTATCAGCAATCAAAAAATGCTGGCCCACCAGCCACATTCAACGCTGCACCGTCCACGTTCAACGCCATATCAGACGCCAAACCACCTCCAGGCCACGCACAGAAGCAGGCAAAGCCATCTACGCACTAGCCCTGTCGCTGACCAAAGTAGAAACCCCCGACGACGCCTACCAATGGACTACAAACCTGCTGGCCACCCACGAGTTTTACAAACCCACACTCGCTAAGAAAACCTTTTATAAACGCGGTCAACACCCCAGCGGGAAAACCTGGGACTGGACACACAAACGAGACCGCACAGCCATGAATTCGCTAAACAACCTCAACAGCAAAAAATGGCTATTTACCTGGATAGAACCACCCGAAGGATTCATTGGAACACCAAAATCCACCACCAACAGCCTTGAAGGTGGCATCAACTCACCGCTCAAACTCCTCGCCAGAAACCACCGCGGAATGAGCAAAGAACACCAACGCACCGCCATCGATTGGTGGCTCGCATCAAAAACGCAGCTGCCTGCCGAGCCCGTAAAGACCGCCAGGCAGCAACGCTGGGGTAAAGACGCACTCGCCAAAGTCAACGCCTTACTCGAAGCGGAATCACCCACACCACCAGAAATCGGTGGCCCAAGCGGATACGACACCGCAATCGATACCACCTACCAGCACTCTATGGGAATACAGAAAGGATGGCTAGGTAGATAA
- a CDS encoding substrate-binding domain-containing protein, producing MSRKSRGTKLSVECRKAEELGYRRNVYASGLRRRESGLIGVLVPRLTDAVMSLMYEAVERAARSKGMFAIVATCGDTPESQAKVVESLLDRNVDGLILATARLDDELPERLRRKNLPHVLALRSDGKSPTVSGDDNLGGYLAARHLIDLGHTDIAIVTGPSFTSSAHGRVEGAQSAFEEAGIDLPKENIIFSGYGIEAGETAAKLLLERDTHPTAIFAANDNLAIGVAHVAAKLGFSLGKDISIVGYNDIPLVEKLSVPITSVRTPFDQIAEKAVDLLRQESTTPGAISFIPTLIPRRSSGPGPTRN from the coding sequence ATGTCGCGAAAGTCGAGAGGTACGAAATTATCTGTGGAATGTCGAAAAGCTGAAGAGCTTGGCTATCGCCGCAATGTTTATGCATCCGGACTACGACGCAGAGAGTCCGGGCTAATCGGCGTCCTAGTACCACGACTTACTGATGCGGTCATGTCCTTGATGTATGAAGCTGTCGAACGTGCAGCGCGCTCCAAAGGCATGTTTGCGATTGTCGCAACTTGCGGCGATACTCCTGAGAGCCAGGCAAAGGTCGTCGAATCTCTCCTGGATCGCAATGTAGACGGGCTAATCCTTGCGACCGCTCGCCTCGATGATGAGCTACCTGAGCGCTTGAGGCGCAAAAACCTTCCACATGTCTTGGCTCTTCGTTCAGATGGAAAAAGCCCAACTGTTTCAGGTGACGATAACCTGGGCGGGTATCTGGCTGCTCGACATCTCATAGATCTTGGACATACTGATATCGCAATCGTGACAGGTCCATCGTTTACATCTAGTGCCCACGGTCGAGTAGAAGGGGCTCAGAGCGCATTTGAAGAAGCTGGCATCGATCTGCCCAAGGAGAACATCATCTTTAGTGGTTATGGCATCGAAGCTGGCGAAACAGCCGCTAAATTGCTTCTAGAAAGAGACACACATCCCACCGCCATATTTGCTGCGAATGACAACCTCGCTATCGGCGTTGCTCACGTTGCAGCCAAACTAGGTTTCAGCCTTGGAAAAGATATCTCAATCGTAGGTTACAACGATATCCCGCTGGTAGAAAAGCTTTCTGTTCCAATAACGTCAGTGCGAACTCCCTTTGATCAGATTGCAGAAAAAGCTGTAGACCTGTTGCGGCAGGAATCTACAACTCCCGGAGCTATTAGCTTCATCCCCACTCTTATTCCTCGCAGGTCAAGCGGACCTGGCCCCACAAGGAATTAA
- a CDS encoding HigA family addiction module antitoxin has product MNTVVAAERFPAGEFLADELDERGWSQADFAEVLGRPAQFVSEIISGKKEITRESAAQIGTALGTSAEFWLNLQDSYFLWKQSQDAQTQHNLDEVRIRAQIRDLAPISHLVKRGFVRSKDPTDQAKEVLNLFGKSSFEDPSPTKFVARRSNNEESITVLQESWAACVRASAERLEVSTYSPKALRELAETLSARTKDPNAFAEFQKVFAEVGVKLVYVESFPGGKLDGCAQLVNGHPTIGLSGRGKRLDKVFFTLLHEVAHVLLGHVSDDSEVILDDLSSESDSIEDEADRLAAQLAISDPLQDVPERISADWVEAKSEDLAIHPILLIGRLQKESRLSWKSTLTRNAPTVIKQLEEWKAPRPQ; this is encoded by the coding sequence ATGAACACAGTAGTAGCCGCTGAACGCTTTCCCGCGGGAGAATTCTTAGCCGATGAGCTCGACGAGCGCGGGTGGTCCCAAGCCGATTTTGCCGAAGTTCTCGGACGCCCAGCTCAGTTTGTCTCAGAAATCATCTCAGGCAAGAAGGAGATCACTCGCGAGTCCGCCGCACAGATCGGTACCGCGTTGGGGACATCCGCTGAGTTTTGGCTCAATCTGCAAGACTCGTATTTTCTTTGGAAGCAGTCCCAAGATGCCCAAACTCAACACAACCTAGATGAGGTCAGAATCCGAGCACAAATCCGAGATCTCGCACCAATATCCCACCTAGTCAAACGTGGATTCGTACGTTCAAAGGACCCAACAGACCAAGCCAAAGAGGTCCTGAATCTGTTTGGAAAATCGAGTTTCGAGGATCCATCCCCCACTAAGTTCGTTGCGCGTCGGAGTAACAATGAAGAATCCATAACTGTTCTCCAAGAATCCTGGGCTGCGTGTGTTCGAGCTAGCGCAGAACGACTGGAGGTCTCGACGTATTCGCCCAAAGCTTTAAGGGAATTGGCTGAGACGTTGTCTGCTCGAACGAAAGATCCAAACGCTTTCGCAGAGTTCCAGAAGGTTTTTGCCGAGGTTGGCGTAAAACTCGTCTACGTGGAGTCTTTCCCAGGAGGCAAGCTTGATGGATGCGCCCAATTGGTGAACGGGCATCCAACTATTGGACTTTCAGGCCGCGGAAAACGGCTAGACAAGGTGTTCTTCACCCTGCTGCACGAGGTCGCCCATGTGCTTTTGGGACATGTTTCGGACGATAGTGAAGTCATTCTGGATGATCTCTCAAGTGAGTCAGATTCAATAGAAGATGAGGCAGACCGTTTAGCTGCACAACTTGCCATTTCGGATCCATTACAGGATGTCCCAGAAAGAATCAGCGCGGATTGGGTTGAGGCGAAATCTGAGGACCTTGCCATTCACCCGATACTTTTGATTGGGAGGCTTCAAAAAGAGTCCCGACTTTCTTGGAAATCCACGTTGACTCGAAACGCACCCACAGTTATTAAGCAGCTAGAAGAATGGAAGGCTCCCCGTCCACAGTAG
- a CDS encoding type II toxin-antitoxin system RelE/ParE family toxin, with amino-acid sequence MKNPIRAINFSVASYWRGIGKLDEVDLLRILFDDDELQRMANDPNFKSKKWSSDLVKAYRKKIQILTSATDERDLRALKSLHLEQLKGNRIGTSSIRLNKQYRLILQFKSDESGRTVIVIELVDYH; translated from the coding sequence GTGAAGAACCCTATTCGAGCCATTAACTTTTCGGTCGCGTCATATTGGCGAGGCATCGGCAAACTGGACGAGGTTGATCTATTGCGAATCCTCTTCGATGATGACGAACTGCAACGGATGGCCAATGACCCTAACTTCAAATCGAAGAAATGGAGTTCCGATCTCGTCAAGGCCTACCGCAAGAAAATTCAGATTCTAACGTCCGCCACAGACGAACGTGACCTAAGAGCATTAAAGTCACTGCACCTTGAACAGCTCAAAGGAAACAGAATTGGTACTTCATCTATCCGTTTGAACAAGCAGTATCGTTTGATTCTTCAATTTAAGTCAGACGAATCAGGCCGCACAGTAATCGTCATTGAACTCGTCGACTACCACTGA